A window of the Plasmodium vivax chromosome 12, whole genome shotgun sequence genome harbors these coding sequences:
- a CDS encoding ribosomal protein S11, putative (encoded by transcript PVX_117750A) — protein MIKVISALRKGAFLRTYKELTPPWGSNTSGNSLLCKRSLIKGTNPPSRSYTTLSEEAVKAITNLKEVVKKPDKKKKNITRETLKNCQGHKRRYKLFGEREEFHNIDRDKNNLIIEPTDSFRAVITTSKNNVHVQVVNKSKNYKTVFGSFAGNVGFTKSLQQSERCAYRIGENIAKKCRRLGIFSIDIKFRRIMRVETVLQAMYANNLNITQIIHEPRLPKCGLNASKPRKRRRV, from the coding sequence ATGATTAAGGTCATCTCTGCCCTACGCAAAGGAGCCTTCTTAAGAACGTACAAGGAGCTGACCCCCCCATGGGGTAGCAACACAAGTGGGAATTCACTTCTCTGCAAAAGGAGTTTAATAAAGGGGACTAACCCCCCAAGCAGAAGCTACACAACTCTATCGGAAGAAGCTGTGAAGGCAATAACGAATCTGAAagaagttgtaaaaaaaccggataaaaaaaaaaagaacatcaCAAGAGAGACTCTTAAAAATTGCCAAGGCCATAAAAGAcgatataaattatttggaGAAAGAGAAGAATTTCACAACATCGATAGGGACAAAAATAATCTCATCATAGAACCTACGGATTCGTTTCGAGCCGTAATTACGACATCGAAAAATAATGTACATGTTCAGGTAGTTaacaaaagtaaaaattacaaaacgGTGTTTGGATCCTTTGCAGGAAATGTTGGTTTTACAAAGTCACTGCAGCAGAGTGAAAGGTGCGCCTACAGAATAGGAGAAAATATTGCCAAAAAGTGTAGGAGGCTAGGCATATTCAGCATCGACATTAAGTTTAGAAGAATCATGAGAGTAGAGACCGTTTTGCAAGCTATGTATGCcaacaatttaaatattacaCAAATTATTCATGAGCCTAGATTGCCCAAGTGTGGATTAAATGCGTCTAAACCGAGGAAGAGAAGGCGTGTATAA
- a CDS encoding Pv-fam-g protein (encoded by transcript PVX_117740A), whose protein sequence is MDQLVYYVMVQHNSIQPIIVRQPPTVVIHTQPNPPITLDLPPQNIILKNDEPQPIIVRQQNPNIIVQKSGNEFSENPNYALSLNQQMKEITSMTSPSAAIPHGGIAQVGIPHVTNEPLLGVTTPEMNELTDPAYIYSNQYITTQNKSQPMNNMYFTSVPLNNDGSYSPYNMTLYANKREDYTKSTPSKY, encoded by the coding sequence ATGGACCAACTCGTATACTACGTCATGGTGCAGCACAACAGCATACAACCTATCATTGTGAGGCAACCACCCACCGTCGTAATTCACACGCAGCCGAACCCACCAATTACGCTAGATTTGCCCCCACAAAATATCATCCTGAAAAATGATGAACCACAGCCCATCATAGTTAGACAGCAAAATCCAAACATCATCGTGCAAAAGTCAGGGAACGAATTTTCGGAGAACCCCAATTATGCCCTAAGCCTCAACCAGCAAATGAAAGAAATCACCTCTATGACCAGCCCAAGCGCGGCAATTCCACACGGGGGAATTGCACAGGTGGGAATTCCCCACGTGACAAATGAACCCCTCCTTGGAGTTACTACCCCCGAAATGAACGAGCTTACAGACCCGGCCTATATTTACTCCAATCAGTACATAACGACTCAAAATAAATCTCAGCCGATGAACAACATGTATTTTACCAGTGTCCCTCTCAACAATGATGGCAGCTATTCCCCTTACAATATGACCCTATATGCGAATAAAAGGGAGGACTACACGAAAAGCACCCCttcaaaatattaa
- a CDS encoding 6-phosphogluconate dehydrogenase, decarboxylating, putative (encoded by transcript PVX_117745A), whose product MTGTCDIGLIGLAVMGQNLSLNIASNGFTIGVYNRTYERTEDTLKKAKEGNLPIQGYETLEQLINNLKKPRKIILLIKAGPAVDETIKNILKHFEEGDIIIDGGNEWYLNTERRITLCEEHKVEYLAMGVSGGEAGARYGCSFMPGGSKYAYDTIKDILEKCSAKVGTSPCVTYIGPRSSGNYVKMVHNGIEYGDMQLISESYLLMKNILNYNNEKLSEVFKKWNEGILNSYLIEITYKILGKKDELTDNHLVDMILDIAGAKGTGKWTMLEAIERGIPCPTMCAALDARNISAYKQLRVKADSHFSNDMKVNKVEGENLINFEDDLLNALYCCKIISYTQGLFLLKQVSEEMKWNLNLGEISRIWRGGCIIRAVFLDRITNAYKKNEKLDLLFLDEDFAQEMKNKLPSLRKVVQVATKSSIPIPAFSASLAYFQMVTSQNLPLNLVQAQRDYFGSHTYKRVDRDGDFHTIWE is encoded by the coding sequence ATGACGGGCACGTGCGACATAGGGCTAATCGGGCTGGCGGTGATGGGGCAGAACCTGAGCCTGAACATAGCGAGCAACGGATTTACCATAGGAGTGTACAACCGGACGTACGAGAGGACGGAGGACACGTTGAAGAAGGCAAAGGAAGGCAACCTACCGATACAGGGATATGAAACGTTGGAGCAGTTAATAAACAATTTAAAGAAGCCCAGGAAAATTATCCTACTGATAAAAGCAGGACCCGCCGTAGACGAAACgatcaaaaatattttaaaacattttgaagaaggagatATCATTATTGACGGAGGAAATGAATGGTATTTGAACACAGAAAGGAGGATCACACTTTGCGAGGAACACAAAGTAGAGTATCTAGCCATGGGAGTCagtggaggagaagcaggtgCACGATACGGTTGCTCCTTCATGCCAGGAGGATCTAAATATGCCTATGACACCATTAAGgacattttagaaaaatgcTCAGCGAAGGTGGGTACATCTCCCTGTGTTACCTACATAGGACCCAGGTCATCAGGCAACTATGTGAAGATGGTACATAACGGGATAGAATACGGAGACATGCAATTAATATCAGAGAGCTACCTACtgatgaaaaatattctcAATTATAACAATGAGAAGCTATCGgaggtttttaaaaaatggaatgaagGCATTTTAAATTCCTACCTAATTGAAATAACGTATAAAATATTGGGCAAGAAAGACGAGTTAACGGATAACCACCTGGTAGATATGATACTAGACATTGCTGGGGCGAAAGGAACTGGCAAGTGGACCATGTTGGAAGCTATCGAGAGGGGAATTCCCTGCCCTACCATGTGTGCAGCTTTGGATGCTAGAAATATAAGTGCATACAAACAGTTGAGAGTTAAAGCTGATAGCCATTTCAGTAACGATATGAAAGTGAACAAAGTAGAGGGAGAAAATTTGATCAATTTTGAAGACGATCTGTTAAATGCTCTCTACTGTTGTAAAATTATATCCTACACACAAGGGTTATTTTTACTAAAGCAAGTATCTGAAGAAATGAAGTGGAATTTAAACCTTGGGGAAATCTCAAGAATTTGGAGAGGAGGTTGTATCATTAGAGCTGTTTTCCTAGATCGAATTACCAATGCGTATAAGAAGAATGAGAAGTTGGACCTCTTATTTCTGGATGAAGATTTTGCccaagaaatgaaaaataaacttcCTTCCTTGAGGAAAGTTGTTCAGGTAGCTACCAAGTCGTCCATTCCCATTCCCGCCTTTTCCGCTAGCTTGGCTTACTTCCAAATGGTGACCTCCCAAAATTTGCCACTCAATTTGGTGCAGGCCCAGAGGGACTACTTCGGTTCACACACCTACAAGAGGGTAGACCGCGATGGCGACTTCCACACCATATGGGAGTGA
- a CDS encoding Pv-fam-g protein (encoded by transcript PVX_117735A) codes for MQPFQFVPQVDNKVNVVSMQPFQMYVPNHNMMVPQACPENIQQYHHQPIFFEPLPPIYVKNQLLPSPILVQMPTTVVVQNESQPAMVLSQPPSNIVVKNNPPTSVFVKQSNPNVVVKNEAPPNYVQSVEACQEGVVADMSRPMMTTLNKNIL; via the coding sequence ATGCAGCCCTTCCAGTTCGTACCCCAAGTAGATAACAAAGTAAACGTTGTTTCAATGCAGCCCTTTCAAATGTATGTCCCCAACCATAATATGATGGTTCCTCAAGCATGCCCAGAAAACATACAGCAGTATCACCACCAGCCAATCTTTTTCGAGCCCCTACCCCCAATATATGTGAAAAACCAGTTGCTGCCATCTCCTATTCTGGTACAAATGCCCACAACGGTGGTTGTTCAGAATGAGTCCCAACCGGCAATGGTGCTTAGTCAGCCACCCTCAAACATCGTAGTCAAAAATAATCCTCCGACATCCGTTTTTGTGAAGCAGTCCAATCCTAATGTAGTGGTGAAGAATGAAGCGCCGCCAAATTATGTGCAGAGCGTCGAGGCGTGTCAGGAGGGAGTGGTGGCAGATATGAGCCGCCCCATGATGACCACCttgaacaaaaatattttataa